Proteins from a genomic interval of Zingiber officinale cultivar Zhangliang chromosome 1B, Zo_v1.1, whole genome shotgun sequence:
- the LOC121980558 gene encoding transcription factor MYB62-like: MSGKSSSSSIIQCQEMELRRRGPWTLEEDNLLIHYIACHGEGRWNLLARSSGLKRTGKSCRLRWLNYLKPDIKRGNLSPEEQLLILELHSKWGNRWSRIAQYLPGRTDNEIKNYWRTRVQKQARQLRVDANSSVFHDAVRCYWMPRLLEKTSAATAAHSLQYSSPGPPDPPPPPPPPPPQFFPHQESTSQSSRNRDDSQLIMIPSLPQFACSIQHELDPFQSNYTHGYGSEPTTATSDTVSFDPAFNNYTGCKTNAHEESVWDVDELYGMLRGYMEYKVEEDHSLRWNFGD; this comes from the exons ATGTCCGGTAAAAGTAGTTCATCATCCATCATTCAATGTCAGGAGATGGAGCTACGACGACGAGGCCCCTGGACTCTAGAGGAGGACAATCTCCTCATCCACTACATTGCCTGCCACGGCGAAGGTCGCTGGAATCTCCTCGCTAGGTCCTCAG GGCTGAAGAGAACCGGCAAGAGCTGCCGTCTCCGGTGGTTGAATTATCTTAAGCCGGACATAAAGCGCGGCAATCTCTCCCCTGAGGAGCAACTGTTGATCCTCGAACTCCACTCTAAGTGGGGCAACAG ATGGTCGCGGATCGCGCAGTATTTACCAGGGagaaccgacaacgagatcaagAACTACTGGCGGACGCGGGTGCAGAAGCAGGCGCGGCAGCTGCGGGTCGACGCCAACAGCAGCGTCTTCCACGACGCCGTCCGCTGCTACTGGATGCCGCGGCTGCTGGAGAAGACCTCCGCCGCCACCGCCGCTCACTCTTTGCAGTATTCCTCACCGGGCCCACccgatcctcctcctcctcctcctcctcctcctcctcagttTTTTCCTCATCAAGAATCAACCTCCCAGTCATCCCGCAACCGCGACGACTCCCAACTGATCATGATCCCTAGCTTGCCCCAATTCGCCTGCAGCATTCAGCACGAGCTCGACCCGTTTCAAAGTAATTATACGCATGGCTATGGATCGGAACCCACCACGGCCACGTCAGACACTGTCAGCTTTGATCCGGCCTTCAATAATTACACCGGCTGCAAAACTAATGCCCATGAGGAAAGCGTTTGGGATGTGGATGAACTCTATGGCATGTTGAGAGGCTACATGGAATATAAGGTAGAAGAAGATCACTCCCTCCGTTGGAACTTTGGAGATTAG